One window from the genome of Nitrosopumilus sp. encodes:
- a CDS encoding tautomerase family protein — translation MPLITVSMYPGRTQEQKDEYAKAITKSAVEILKTKENHVIVVFEDNPKENWFLAGNQL, via the coding sequence ATGCCGTTGATTACAGTATCAATGTACCCTGGAAGAACACAGGAACAAAAAGACGAATATGCAAAAGCAATAACAAAATCTGCAGTAGAGATTCTAAAAACAAAAGAAAATCATGTAATTGTTGTTTTTGAAGACAATCCTAAAGAAAATTGGTTTTTGGCAGGAAACCAACTGTAA
- a CDS encoding carbon-nitrogen hydrolase family protein produces the protein MKTAIVQFKASTRKEDNLKKILSYISKAASKNATLCAFPEFMMFYTNSTQTPKQLANLAETINGDFITTIANAAKEKQIQIIGSFYEKSRKKDRVYDTSFIIDVSGKVISTYRKIHLYDALGFKESDKMTSGSKIVKPVDTSIGKIGMMICYDLRFPEMSRSLAVAGAEVLVAPSAWVKGKMKEEHWITINKTRAIENGCYMIAPDQVGNIYCGRSLVVDPYGKILLDMKKKQGISFVNIDLNNVKQTRKVLPLLKNRRTDIYPILKA, from the coding sequence ATGAAAACTGCAATTGTTCAATTCAAAGCATCAACTAGGAAAGAAGATAATCTTAAAAAAATTCTTTCATACATTTCAAAGGCAGCATCAAAGAATGCAACATTATGTGCATTTCCAGAATTTATGATGTTTTACACAAATTCCACTCAAACTCCCAAACAACTTGCAAATTTAGCTGAAACAATTAACGGGGATTTTATTACAACAATTGCAAATGCTGCAAAAGAAAAACAAATTCAAATTATAGGTTCATTTTATGAAAAAAGCAGAAAAAAAGATCGTGTATATGATACATCATTTATTATTGATGTATCAGGTAAAGTAATCTCCACCTACAGAAAAATTCATCTCTACGATGCATTAGGATTCAAAGAGTCAGATAAAATGACTTCAGGTTCTAAAATTGTAAAGCCAGTTGATACATCTATTGGTAAAATTGGAATGATGATATGCTATGACTTGAGATTTCCAGAAATGTCAAGATCACTTGCTGTTGCTGGTGCTGAAGTTTTAGTTGCACCATCTGCTTGGGTTAAAGGCAAAATGAAGGAAGAACACTGGATTACGATTAACAAGACAAGAGCAATTGAAAATGGATGCTACATGATTGCACCTGATCAAGTTGGAAATATCTATTGCGGCAGAAGTTTGGTAGTTGATCCATATGGAAAAATTCTACTTGATATGAAAAAGAAACAAGGAATAAGTTTTGTAAATATTGATTTGAATAATGTAAAACAAACACGTAAAGTTTTACCATTGCTCAAAAATAGGAGAACAGATATCTATCCTATTTTGAAGGCTTAG